The proteins below come from a single Paramormyrops kingsleyae isolate MSU_618 chromosome 25, PKINGS_0.4, whole genome shotgun sequence genomic window:
- the LOC111861044 gene encoding protein trapped in endoderm-1 produces MNLSANISDLELTWEFIAKKSILAAVLGVEMILGIAGNTLILFTKIKGRGQFKSQYWVSVVSLSLSDLGCSLFVISSSLLAVLINGQRSPWCEVVCLLKFAFITSSLGSLAVLCMQQALDLACRGRHLSIAVGAGCLISWLTGMLFGTVPVAFKWIRYDPAEMLCAVFWENNYSAMLAYILCAFCICIFPPFLLVVLGSVLTSAGWIRNGSRDPDDLSSVTPLLVSFYLLCYTPFAVSELVLLGRLDQSPAPDWLRTLSSVTAYLDCGINPFIYCTNQDFRVAMMGLLWTNRKAPSEPVLTAVAKLDL; encoded by the exons A TGAATTTGTCGGCAAACATCTCAGACCTGGAACTGACGTGGGAGTTCATTGCGAAGAAGTCCATACTAGCGGCAGTTCTTGGTGTGGAAATGATTCTTGGTATTGCAGGGAATACCCTGATCCTGTTCACCAAAATTAAG GGAAGGGGTCAGTTTAAGAGCCAGTACTGGGTCTCTGTGGTCAGTCTGTCACTCTCTGACCTTGGCTGCTCCCTGTTCGTCATCTCCAGTTCCCTGCTGGCCGTGCTGATTAATGGTCAGAGGTCACCATGGTGTGAGGTCGTCTGTCTCCTTAAATTCGCTTTCATCACTTCCTCTCTTGGCAGCTTGG CGGTCTTGTGCATGCAGCAAGCACTGGACTTGGCCTGCAGAGGAAGACATCTGTCCATAGCTGTAGGAGCAGGCTGCCTGATTTCTTGGCTCACTGGGATGCTATTTGGCACTGTacctgtggcatttaaatggaTCAG ATATGACCCCGCAGAGATGCTCTGTGCTGTCTTCTGGGAGAACAATTACTCTGCCATGCTGGCCTACATCCTGTGCGCATTCTGCATCTGCATCTTTCCCCCTTTCCTGCTGGTGGTGCTCGGCTCAGTCCTGACCTCTGCTGGCTGGATTAGGAATGGGAGCAG GGACCCAGATGATCTCTCCTCTGTTACTCCTCTGCTGGTGTCATTTTATCTGCTCTGCTACACACCCTTTGCGGTTTCAGAG CTGGTTCTGTTGGGAAGGCTGGACCAATCGCCAGCACCTGATTGGCTGCGCACGCTGTCATCTGTGACGGCTTACCTGGATTGTGGGATAAACCCTTTCATTTACTGCACCAATCAGGACTTCCGTGTGGCAATGATGGGTCTCCTGTGGACCAACCGCAAGGCCCCATCCGAGCCTGTGCTGACAGCGGTGGCAAAGCTAGACTTATAA
- the tmem187 gene encoding transmembrane protein 187: MRTALRHVFTSFCLCLAVAACGVFDSVLVDVTYDHYAERRVERLPAFLAMPLNSLVNLGYIIMGMYWLLRRTTREESGKSAYIKDVFALMAIAYGPMQWVRLATLNRLAAVLDQWVTLPIFAWVSVWCRFITHGWRGRYTLTVVLCSLASYALALLHDHGFEAALACHVALAAVRGFELQRMHGDTASLRYLILALLSCCGFVVLKLLDLPLSRFLAFRYFTGHFWSKVCDILQFHYSFCFLTRLTRIAQKTDDQRD; encoded by the coding sequence ATGAGGACAGCTTTAAGACACGTGTTCACTTCCTTCTGCTTGTGCTTAGCTGTAGCTGCATGTGGTGTTTTCGACAGTGTTTTGGTGGACGTGACGTACGATCACTATGCAGAGAGGAGAGTGGAGCGGCTGCCCGCATTCTTGGCGATGCCTTTGAACTCTCTGGTCAACCTGGGATATATAATTATGGGCATGTACTGGCTTCTTCGGCGTACGACTCGCGAAGAAAGCGGAAAATCCGCTTACATTAAAGACGTGTTCGCTCTGATGGCCATAGCGTACGGCCCCATGCAGTGGGTCCGCCTGGCCACCCTGAATCGGCTGGCCGCTGTTTTGGACCAGTGGGTCACGCTGCCCATCTTCGCCTGGGTTTCCGTGTGGTGCCGCTTCATCACGCACGGATGGCGTGGGCGCTACACGCTGACTGTGGTGTTATGCTCTCTGGCCAGTTATGCTCTGGCGCTGCTTCACGATCATGGCTTCGAGGCAGCGCTCGCCTGTCATGTCGCTCTGGCCGCCGTCCGAGGGTTTGAGCTCCAGCGGATGCACGGAGACACCGCGTCCCTGCGGTACCTGATCCTGGCTCTGCTGTCTTGCTGCGGCTTCGTTGTGCTCAAGCTTTTGGATCTGCCCCTTTCGCGCTTTCTGGCGTTTCGGTATTTTACCGGACACTTCTGGTCCAAGGTGTGTGACATTTTGCAGTTCCACTACAGCTTCTGTTTCCTCACACGCCTGACGCGAATTGCACAGAAAACGGACGACCAAAGGGACTGA
- the LOC111861060 gene encoding uncharacterized protein, translated as MEDESLLGDLPNHSKITGCREETDISLSGALLPLGVGVSQSHGELFYVDPKEEDPKRSSESVESTSENAASGNPDVILKWRRHILPPPMVYLNHLKEPLNALGLCDSLNSTQNVLDSVEGGNGAEDDGTPTGEGTSQCAVAPEEPQQGASCSSVMAADSHDGMMHDFHVKLLCREEPAQASLAAMVSSFSDLGLPLESDTHLPAEVSNEPISPEITIEAPSLSDQLLSHTTENILGGSSQSLEFERNLRKPDEMNMSTTSLSASGHYDSPRMLQDNGSSESTYAGNSSGVQGPNAVPCSANRGEEEADGKKTNKRRSSRIKKFAGKIKQKLRESRIGSRRKENKEEQLEICEKNGETQLAAQKQDHGALQHPNQQPIMKDDYNKGVATGNQMEEKADLGQITSIQPRHRGDSEGTSQKRLQCKSDDIYETLESYMVQQEVEQEQEEMTADFSCIKSEQVLDHSAVISHHHLNRQLSLKSQNDHERDQGQGKAQDEGTRMPHDSAESQAAPDPSAVGLGGADFGRVHRIPRFGIFKSPPPPSACPVPPRSHRA; from the exons ATGGAAGATGAGTCTCTCCTCGGGGATTTGCCCAATCACAGCAAGATTACAGGCTGCAGAGAGGAAACAGACATATCACTCTCTGGTGCTCTTCTACCTTTGGGTGTTGGAGTCAGTCAGAGCCATGGGGAGTTATTTTATGTGGACCCAAAAGAAGAGGATCCCAAGAGGAGCAGTGAATCAGTGGAGTCTACTTCTGAAAATGCAGCTTCGGGGAACCCTGATGTCATTCTGAAATGGAGGAGACATATTCTGCCACCTCCCATGGTTTACCTCAACCATCTAAAAGAGCCCTTGAATGCTTTGGGTCTTTGTGATTCATTGAATTCGACCCAGAATGTGCTGGATAGTGTGGAGGGAGGCAATGGTGCAGAGGATGATGGAACCCCTACTGGAGAAGGGACCAGCCAGTGTGCCGTGGCCCCTGAAGAgccccagcagggggcatctTGCTCCTCAGTGATGGCTGCAGACTCGCATGACGGCATGATGCATGATTTTCACGTTAAGTTGTTGTGCCGTGAGGAACCTGCTCAAGCTAGCCTTGCAGCCATGGTGTCCAGTTTCAGTGATTTGGGGTTGCCCTTGGAATCTGATACCCACCTCCCCGCGGAGGTCTCCAATGAACCCATCTCCCCAGAAATAACCATCGAAGCTCCAAGCCTGAGTGACCAGCTGCTCTCTCATACTACAGAAAACATCCTTGGAGGTTCTAGCCAGAGCCTGGAATTTGAGAGAAATTTGAGAAAGCCAGATGAAATGAATATGTCTACAACAAGCTTGTCAGCCTCCGGACATTATGACTCCCCAAGAATGCTGCAGGACAATGGAAGCTCTGAGTCGACATATGCGGGGAACAGTTCTGGGGTCCAAGGTCCAAATGCTGTACCTTGTAGTGCCAATAGGGGTGAGGAAGAAGCAGATGGAAAAAAGACTAACAAGAGGAGAAGTAGTCGAATAAAGAAATTTGCAGGGAAAATCAAGCAAAAATTGAGAGAAAGTCGCATTGGCTCAAGAAGAAAGGAGAACAAGGAGGAGCAGCTGGAGATATGTGAGAAAAACGGAGAAACTCAGCTGGCTGCCCAGAAACAGGACCATGGC GCTCTCCAGCATCCAAATCAGCAGCCAATTATGAAGGATGATTATAACAAAGGTGTAGCCACTGGAAATCAGATGGAGGAGAAGGCTGACTTAGGCCAGATCACGTCCATTCAGCCGAGGCATCGTGGGGACTCGGAAGG AACCTCTCAGAAGAGACTGCAATGTAAATCTGATGACATCTATGAGACCTTGGAGTCATATATGGTGCAGCAGGAGGTGGAACAAGAACAAGAGGAGATGACTGCTGACTTTTCATGTATAAAG TCAGAGCAGGTTCTGGATCATTCCGCTGTGATAAGTCATCACCACCTGAACAGGCAGCTGAGTCTCAAGTCCCAAAATGATCACGAGAGGGATCAGGGGCAGGGGAAGGCACAGGATGAGGGCACCAGGATGCCTCACGATTCTGCAG agTCGCAGGCAGCCCCGGATCCAAGTGCTGTGGGACTGGGAGGAGCTGACTTTGGTCGCGTGCACCGGATTCCACGCTTCGGCATCTTCAAATCACCCCCTCCTCCCTCCGCCTGTCCAGTGCCCCCCCGCTCACACAGAGCTTAG
- the p2rx3b gene encoding P2X purinoceptor 3b gives MMGCITDFFTYETTKSVVVKSWTIGIINRVVQLLIITYFIGWVFLHEKAYQVWDSAIESSVMTKVKGFGVYNNRVMDVADYVIPTQGASVFCIITKLITTENQVQGFCPESEIKYACGNDSDCKALTNKPGGNGVMTGRCVSFNSSLNTCEITGWCPAEIDYVKIQPMMEVENFTIFIKNSIRFPLFNFTKGNFLPTITSDYIKKCNFHPVNDTYCPIFRVGDVIRFAHQNFTTLAHKGGVIGIKIGWQCDLDKSEDNCNPSYSFTRLDAVSEKTSVSPGYNFRYAKYYKMDNGTEYRTLLKAYAIRFDVLVNGNAGKFNMIPTIINMVAAFTSVGVGTVLCDIILLNFLKGAEQYKAKKFEEVSDTQIMSSISQSNGLHRSSCDQLSVKQDEKWSNESWGFSYGQ, from the exons ATGATGGGCTGCATCACAGACTTCTTCACCTACGAAACCACAAAGTCAGTGGTGGTGAAGAGCTGGACCATTGGCATCATTAACCGGGTCGTCCAGCTTCtcattattacttattttatcGG CTGGGTGTTCCTGCATGAGAAGGCATACCAGGTGTGGGACTCTGCCATAGAATCCTCCGTCATGACCAAAGTCAAGGGTTTCGGTGTGTATAATAACAGAGTCATGGATGTGGCCGATTACGTCATCCCCACTCAG GGTGCCTCTGTGTTCTGTATCATCACCAAGCTCATTACCACTGAGAATCAAGTCCAGGGCTTCTGTCCAGAG AGTGAGATTAAGTACGCCTGCGGAAATGACAGCGACTGCAAGGCCTTAACCAACAAGCCTGGAGGGAATG GTGTGATGACAGGCAGGTGTGTCAGTTTCAACAGCTCACTAAACACCTGTGAGATAACAGGATGGTGCCCAGCTGAGATTGACTATGTTAAAAT CCAACCCATGATGGAAGTGGAGAATTTCACCATCTTCATCAAGAACAGCATTCGCTTCCCACTTTTTAACTTCACAAA GGGTAACTTCCTGCCCACCATCACCAGCGACTACATCAAAAAGTGCAACTTTCACCCTGTCAACGACACCTACTGCCCCATCTTCCGGGTGGGAGACGTCATCCGCTTTGCTCACCAGAACTTCACCACTTTGGCCCATAAG GGAGGAGTGATAGGGATAAAGATCGGATGGCAGTGTGACCTGGACAAGTCAGAGGACAACTGCAACCCCTCCTACTCCTTCACACGACTAGATGCCGTTTCTGAGAAAACCAGCGTGTCTCCTGGGTACAATTTTAG GTATGCTAAGTACTACAAGATGGACAATGGGACTGAGTACCGTACACTGCTCAAGGCCTACGCCATCCGCTTTGATGTGCTGGTCAATGGCAAC GCTGGGAAGTTCAACATGATCCCAACTATCATCAACATGGTTGCAGCATTTACCTCTGTGGGAGTG GGAACAGTTCTTTGCGACATCATCCTTCTGAACTTCCTGAAGGGGGCGGAGCAATACAAAGCCAAGAAATTTGAAGAG GTGTCAGACACCCAGATAATGTCCAGCATCTCCCAGAGTAACGGGCTGCACCGCAGCAGCTGTGACCAGCTGTCTGTCAAACAAGATGAGAAGTGGTCCAATGAGTCCTGGGGTTTCTCTTATGGGCAGTAG
- the pold4 gene encoding DNA polymerase delta subunit 4, with amino-acid sequence MSPKRRLITDSFKVVKRTRTSDKRGKSPVPEQEAEPDPLTPREKDLLQLRKFDLDWRYGPCTGISRIQRWERAQLHGLTPPADVRELLLKGDDDPDYSHCLWRDYPL; translated from the exons ATGTCTCCAAAACGCAGACTGATTACCGACTCTTTCAAAGTGGTGAAGAGAACGAGGACGTCCGATAAAAGAGGAAAATCCCCAGTCCCAGAGCAGG AGGCGGAGCCCGACCCCTTGACACCGCGAGAAAAGGACCTGCTCCAACTAAGGAAGTTTGACCTCGACTGGCGCTATGGACCATGCACAG GGATCAGCCGTATCCAGCGTTGGGAGAGGGCTCAGCTGCATGGTCTAACCCCCCCAGCGGACGTACGGGAGCTGCTGCTGAAGGGCGATGATGATCCAGACTATTCCCACTG CCTGTGGCGGGATTACCCACTCTGA